The following nucleotide sequence is from Gordonia jinghuaiqii.
CACCTGGATGCTGCTGACCCCGCTGCAGTCCCGCGCCATCGTCCGTGGGATACCCGCGCTCCGCGTGGTGCTCGCGTCGTTCTCGCCGGCCTTCTTCATCGGTTTCGTCCAGGCGGCGGTCCTCTACACGGTGATCACCTTCGCCGTGGGACTCGACGCCAAGTATCCGGTGGCGACCTTCGGTTTCCTCTTGCTGGTCGTGGCCGCGTTCATCGCGATCATCCAGATGTTCAACGCGGTGTTCGGCATCGCGGTCGGCCGGGCCGTCACCCTGGCGTTCCTCATGCTCCAGCTGGTCTCCGCGGGCGGAATCTATCCGGTTCCCACCACGCCGGAACCCTTCCAGTACCTCCATCACGTGGATCCGATGACCTACACCGTCAACGGCCTTCGCCAACTGACCGTCGGAGGGATCGACAGCCGCCTGTGGACCGCCATCGCCGTGCTCGCCGGGATCGTCGTGGTCAGCATGCTCCTCTCCTCGTGGGCGGCGCGCCGGGACAGGCAGTACACGATGGACCGGCTCTATCCGCCGGTCGAGCTGTAGCGGACCGGAATCCCCCCGAGCACCGGTCAGCCGCACCGATCGCCTGCTCCGATCCCCGGCGCCGGTCACACGGGTTGGATCAGCCGACCCTGGACCACCAGCGAGGCGTTCTGCTTCAGACGCCGCACGCGGATGCTGACCGAATAGCCCGTGATCCCCTCTGCGGCGGCGACCTCGGTCCGGAGGTAGCGGTAGAAATCCTCGGTGTCGCGGCAGATCACCGCGACCATGAGGTTGTGTTCACCGCTGATCGCCGCGACGAATGCCACCTCGTCGTGTGCGGCGAGTGCGGTTCCGACGCGGTCGAGCGCCGTCGGCGCGACGGTCAGCCACAGCGTCGCACTCAGCCGGAACCCGAGCCGTTCGGGCAGGATCTCGACGTCATAGCGCAGTGCGCCACCGCGTTCGAGTGTGCGGAGGCGCCGCCGTACGCGCCCGACGGTCCAGCCGCAGATACGGGCCAGTTCGCGGTGCGGGAGACGCCCGTCCTGCGTCAGGGCGTCGATCAGCGGGGCATCGTCGTCGGTCAGGCGCGCGATGCCCGACGGTTGCTGGTCGCGAGCGGTGCCGTCGGAATCCGCGTCCTCCTCGACAGCATCCTCGAGGGCGGCATCCTCGACCGGGGCATGCGAGGCGAGGAGAGCCAGGGATTCCGCCGTCAGGCCCCCTCCGAAGCCGGTCCATCGCGATGCAGGCATCCCTACGTCGAAGGCGTGCAGCACGAGGTCGACGCGGACGTCGATCACCGCGGCCCGGGTCGACAGCGCGTTCAGCAGAACGTCGTGCCCCAGGGCCCCCATCGGTGCGCGGATGACGCAGACGATCTCGGCGCCGCCGGACACCACATAGGCGAAGCCGACCTCGCGCCGACGGGCCAGCGACGCGGCGAGCGGCTCCAACCGATCGGGGCGACAGCGCACGCGCGCCACCCATTCGGACTGGCCGCGGACCGCCGGGCGGATGATCCCGACGACCCGCATCACCCCGGATCGTCGTAACGCCTGGTACCGGCGCGCAGCCGTCTGCTCGGAGATCCCGGCGACCTCGCCCAGCTGCCGAAACGACGCCCGCGGGGAAACCTGCAGAGCACGGAGGATCGTGCCGTCTGTGTCGTCCATGATGGAGGAATCCTATGCGGCTGCAGTCTCCGACATTGATATGTTCCGGTTCTCCGAACCCGACTGCACTTTTCTGTCGCACCGACCGGACAATGATTCCCTGCGCCTCCGCCGTGGTCCGACCGGACCCGGCGACGCGTGGAAGTACAGCGAGTTCATCGAAAGCGAGAGCGTGTGACCACGTCCACCACCCTGCAGGCTCCGCCGGAGCGCCGGACAGCGACCATCGTGATGGCCTGCCTGGGCGTCTTCGTCGCCTATCTGCCCATCACCAGCGTCGCGGTGAGCCTGCCCGCGATCGGCGAGGCTTTCGGCGCGTCGACCGCCCAGTTGTCCTGGGTCCAGGACGCGTTCGTGCTGCCCATGGCGGCCTTCATCCTGACCGCCGGGGTCTTCGGTGACGTCCACGGGCGTCGCAAGGTCTATCTGGTCGGCCTGAGCCTGACCGCGATCGGCGGCCTGGTCGCCCTGTGCGCGCAGTCGATCGTGCAGGTCTGGATCGGTCAGGCGATCGCGGGCACGGGCGCGGCGGCACTCCTGCCGACGACCCTGGCGATGATCAGCCATGCCGTGCCCGACTTCCGTGAGCGCGGCAAGTTCATCGGCATCTGGGCGTCGTCGCTGATGCTGTCGCTGACTCTCGGTTCACTCGTCGCGGGTCCGGTCGCCGAGTCCGCGGGCTGGCGGTGGATCTACCTGATGCCGATCCCGGTGGCGCTGGTCGCGCTCGCCGTGTCGATCGCGACCCTGCCCGACTCGCGCGCACCCCACGCCCGGCGGCTCGACTGGCCCGGCCAGATCTCCGCCGCGGTCGCGGTCACCGCGCTGGTCTTCGGCGTCATCGAGGCCGGTGTCGAGGGGCTGGGCGATCCGAAGGTCGTCGTGGCCTTCGTGGTGGCGGTGATCGCAGCGGTGACCTTCGTCGTCGTCGAACGACGCTCCGACAGTCCCATGCTCGACCTCGACCTGTTTCGCAGCCGGGCGTTCACCGTCACGACCCTGATCGCGATGATCTCGTTCCTGGCCCTGATCGGTTTCATCTTCGTCCTGAGCATGTACTTCGGGATGGTCCAGCAGCTGACCACCGTCGAGGCCGGCTGGCGACTCTCCGTGATGAACGGCGCGTCGATGGCCGTGGGTGCGCTCGCGGGCAAGATGATGCACCAGATCCAGGCGCGCTTCATGATCGGCGGCGGCCTCGCGATGGTGGCGGTGGCGCAGTTCGCGCTGCTCGACCTCGACGCCGAGACCTCGTTCGCCTCGATCTCGTGGCGACTGATCATCCTCGGCCTCGGCATGGGACTCGTGATGGCGCCCATGACCGCGACCGCGGTGTCCTCGGTGCCCTATCACCTCGCGGGCATGGCCGCGGCGGGCAACAACACGTTCCGTCAGGTCGGTGGCGCCCTCGGCCCCGCAGTCCTCGGCGCCCTGCTGACCGCGGGTGCGGTCAACGCACTCCCGGACGAGCTCGCCGACGCGGGGATCGACGGCGCGATGCGGGATCGGGTTGTCAGTGCTGTCGACGGTGAGGGTCTGGCCGCGGTGTCCGGCCTCGATCTCGGCGCCGACACACCCACCGTGATGGGTGCCGTCGGGAACGCCTTCCTCCAGGGCATGCATCTGTGCCTGATCTTCTCGGGCGTCCTCACCGCGGCCGCCGCGGTGCTGTGCCTGGTGATGCTGCGCCCGCAGCAATCTCCGCAGGAGACCCCGCCCGCGACGCCGTGAGGGGCGTGTCCCGCTCCCCCGGTGTCGGGTCGCTCAGGCGAACGCCGCCGCCACGTCCGCGGCGCGGCGGAGCTGATCGAGGTCGGAGCCGGTCGGGATGAGCTGCACCTCGTCGGTGCCGATGTCGGCGAAGCGGCGCAGGACCTCGGCGAGGTCGGCCTCGGTACCCGCCCAGCCGGTGGTGGGCGCGATGGCGTCGACGAACTCCGACGGAATCCAGTTCATGTAGTGGTGCAGGTGCCGGGTCACCTGGGCGCGCGGACCGTCCCCGTTCCCGATCGCGAACCAGAACGACGTCGCGAGATGGGGTGCGGCCCGGCCGGCCTCCGCCCACGCCGAACGCGCGACGTCGAACAGCTCGTTCTGCTTGCGTGTATCGAGGTCAAGGGTCACGCCCGCGATGCCGTCGGCCCACCCGACGGCGCTGCGGATGGTCTTGGGTCCAGTGGTGCCGACGTGCAGTTCCGGACCGCCCTTGCGGTGCGGTGCCGGACCGACCGGCAGCACCGAGTCGGTCAGCTTCTCCCCCGACCACACCCGCTTCATCGTGGCGGCACGGTCGGCCAGCTGGCGCATCGTCTGCGTCGACGGGTCCGCGCCGACCGCCCGGTAGTCCTCGTGTCGCCCGCCGACCCCGAGCGCCACGGTGAGGCGCCCTCCCGACAGCATGTCGCCGGTCGCCAGCGACTTGGCGAGGAGAACCGGGTCGTGCAGTTGCGGGACGACGACCGTCATCACCAGCGGCACCCGCCGCGTCCACGCCGCCAGCGCGCCGAGGAAGGTCAGGCATTCCGGGTTGTCGAAGGCGATGCGTTCACCCCAGCACAGGGAGCTGAACGGACCGTCGTCGATGGTGGTGGCCCATGAGTGGAGCGTCTCCGCATCGAGATCCGGCTCCATCACGGGCATCGTCATTCCGATGCGCACGAGCGCCATTCTGGCACGGACGAACCACGCCCGAAGGATCTTCGCAGATGTCGCGGATCGTGGCGCGGAACGCTACGATCCGCGACATCTACGGTGGCGCAACGGATTCTGCCGAACGCCGCTCACGCCCTCCCGACACCGGACGCGCGCACCGGCGAATTCTTCAACTCCCGCAACGCGGTTCGGAGTCCGCGCCGCTTACCGGTGGCCGGGTCGACGCCGAAGTGGTCGCTCATCCCCTCCCGGATCGCGAACCGCAGCTCCGACGCCGTCTCCGGTGCGTCGTCGGCAGTCGCCTTCAGCAGTGAGTTCGGCAGCGCCAGTTTGGCGATCGTGCGGAACGACTGGAAGTACTGCCCGAGCAGCGAACCCGTCGTGTAGGGCAGGTCGTACTTGTCGCACAGCTCGCGCACCCGCACCCCGATCTCCTCGTATCGGCTGCTGGGCAGATCGGGAAACAGGTGGTGCTCGATCTGGTGACTGAGGTTGCCGCTCATGAACCGCATCAGCGGTCCCGCCCGGAAGTTGGCCGACCCCAGCATCTGTCGCAGGTACCAGCGCGGCTGGTCTTCGTTCTCGAACTCCTCGACGGTGAACTTCTCCGCACCGTCGGGGAAGTGCCCGCAGAAGATGACCATGTACGCCCAGTAGTTCCGGACGATGTTCGCGGTGAAGTTCGCGGTGATCGTCGTCTTCCAGTTCGGCCCGGCCAGCGCCGGGAAGATCAGATAGTCCTTGGTGGCCTGCTTGCTCACCTTGGTGCCGATCACACGCAGATCCTTCGCGGCCTGCCGGTAGGTCTTCTCCTTGTTGCGCAGTTTCTCGGTCTCGAGGTGGTGCAGGGCCACCCCGATCTCGAAGAACGTGCCGAGCATGAAGTTGTAGATCGGGTTCCCGATGTTCCACCACTCCCACGGCTGATCGCGTGTGACACGCAGGATTCCGTAGCCCACGTCGTCGTCCATCCCGACGACGTTCGTGTACTTGTGGTGGACGAAATTGTGGGAGTGCTTCCACTGCACGCTGGGGCAGGTGGTGTCCCACTCCCACGACGACGAGTGGACCTCCGGGTCGTTCATCCAGTCCCACTGCCCGTGCATCACGTTGTGCCCGAGTTCCATGTTCTCGATGATCTTGGCCAGCGACAGCATCGCGGTGCCGGCCGCCCAGGCGACCTTCTTGTCGCTGAACATCAGTGCGAGTCGGCCTCCGGCGGCGAGACTCCGCTGAATGGTGATGGCGCGCCGGATGTACCGGGCGTCGGCCGCTCCGCGGGACTCCTCGATGTCGCGGCGGATGGCGTCGAGTTCGGCACCGAGGGTGTCGATGTCGCTCTCGGTGAGGTGGGCGTACTGATCGATGTCGGTGATGGCCATGAAGCCTCCTACAGATCCAGGGTGCATTCACCAGACACGGCGCTGATGCATGTCTGGATTCGTTCTCCTTCGCGTCGCTCCTCGCCGGTGCGGAGGTCACGCACATATCCGCCGGCGAGCGGGACGACACATGTCTGACAGATACCCATCCGGCAACCGAACGGCATCTGGATACCAAGGTTCTCCCCAGCTTCGAGAAGCGTTGTGGCGCCGTCGACCTCGGCCTCCTTGTCGGAGATGAGGAACTTCACGGTGCCACCTTCCCCGCCGTGGTCGGTGCGGGCGATGGCGAATCTCTCCACGTGCAACCGGTCGCGCAGACCACCGTCTGTGTAGTGCGACTCCATCGCGTCGAGCAATGCCACCGGACCGCAGGCCCAGCATTCGCGCTCCCGCCAGTCCGGCACCCACTCGTCGAGCCGCGACACGTCGAACTTGCCCATCTCCCTTGTCAACTGGAGGTTGAGATCGTAACCGTCGGCCTTGTCGGCGAGCTCCTCCATCTCGTCGAGGAAGATCACGTCGTCGCGAGTGGGTGCGGAGTGGATGTGCACGATGTCCGGGGTCTGTCCGTGCGACTTCAGCTGCCGCAGCATCGCCATGACGGGCGTGATGCCGCTGCCCGCGGTCACGAAGAGGATTTTCTCCGGGACCGGCTCGGGCAGATGGAAATCCCCCTTCGGCGACTGCAGGCGGATGATGGTCCCGGGGCTGACCCCGTCGACCAGGTGCGACGACAGGAAGCCGTCCGGGTTGGCCTTCACCGTGATCGCGATGGTCTTGTTCTCGTTGGCCCCGAAAGAGGTCAGCGAGTACGACCGCCAATGCCACTTGCCGCCGATCTGCAGGCCGATGCCCACATACTGCCCGGGTTTGTAGGAGTCCGGGAATCCCCAACCGGTCCGGATGGTGACGGTCGCGGTGTCGTCGGTCTCCGTGGAGACGTCGAGCACTTTGCCGCGGAGCTCACGAGCGCTCCACAACGGGTTGATCAGGTGCAGATAATCGTCCGGGAGCAGCGGGGTGGTGGCCCGCGCCACGAGCCCCCGGAGGATGTTGACCTCCGGTCTGCGGGCCTCGACATCCGCAGCGGGCCGCTTACTCCATCTGAGCAGGTTCACACGCACTCCTCCCCTCGGCTGGAGTTCCCATCGGGCGGTGTTACCGGCGGGTACAGCGTTCGGAGCACGACTGTACACAAAGATCGGTGACAGCGGTCACAACGGATCATACATGCAGGTCAGACGGGTTCACCAGACGAATGCGCCGGTCGTCCAGATTCCGGTGGCGACCAGCGCGAAGAGGAGTTCGACACCGATCGTCTTGGCCGCGGCCTTGAGGGCGGCGAGCGCGCCGCGCCACGCCTGCTCCGGGCTGCGGGTCCGAACCAGCTCCGACGCCAGGGCGCCCACGATGAACCCGAGCAGCAATCCGACGACGGGGACGACGAAGAACCCGATGATGCCGACGAGCCCGCCGACCATGACGGTGCGGTTGGGGATCGCATCCGCACGCAGCGACCGGCCTGCCACCAGGTACTTGATGACCTCGCCGACGGCGATCACCACCATCGCCAGCACGAACACCGACCAGGCCCAGCCCCCGACGATCAGCGCCCAGACGAACAGCGCTCCGACGATGAGCAATGTCCCCGGCAGGATCGGCACGACGATGCCCACCAACCCGACGAATACAACGGCTGCGACCAGCAGCTCACCCCACAGCGGCACCGGCGCGTGGTCCCGCTACTCGCCCGGAGCCGGCGTCGGCCCGGGGCGGGCATCGGCGGCGGCGTCGCCGGTCTTGACGATCGAGGTCATCACCGGGGCCTGCCCGTTGGGCGCGGGCCGCGGAGGCGCGCCGCCCGGCCGGGGCGGCGGACCCGAGGGCGCCATGGGACGAGGGCCGCCGGGTCCGAGGGGACCGCCGGCGGGACGAGCCGCCGGACGCGGGCCCGGAGGCGGGCCGGGACGGCCGGGCGGCGGGCCCGGCGGCACCTTCGCGGCTCCCGGCGGTGGACCCGAGGGTCCGGGAGGCGGCCCGGCGTGGCCGGGAGGGGGACCCGGGCGGCGGGGCGGCGCCGGCGGGGTCGGGGGCAGCGTGGTGGCCTTGCGGACCGCGGCCCGGCCGGGCACCGGTGTGACCAACGACGCTGCGCGCACGGCACGTTCGCGGGCGGCGGGGACATCGTCGGCGGTCGCGGTGACCACCCCCATCCGTCGCCGGTGGAAACTCTCGGGCTTGCCGAACAGCCGGATGTCGGTCTCGGGCACGGCTAGTGCCGCTGCCACGTTCTCGAATCCGATCGCCTTCTGGTCGAGCTGACCGTAGATGACCGCCGAGGCGCCGGGTGACGCGAGCGTCACGTCGACGGGGAGACCGAGGATCGCCCTGGCGTGCATCTCGAACTCCGACAACCGCTGCGTCGCCATCGTGACGAGACCGGTGTCGTGTGGGCGGGGACTCACCTCGGAGAAGTAGACGTCGTCGCCCTTGACGAACAGTTCGACGCCGAAAACGCCGCGGCCCGCGAGCTTTCCGTCGCCCAGCGCGGTGGCGATGCGCGCCGCGATCGACGTGGCCGACGCGTGCGCGTCGGGGCTCATCTCATGCGGTTGCCAGCTCTCCACGTAGTCGCCGTTGATCTGACGGTGCCCGATGGGGGCGCAGAAATGCGAGGCGAGCACCCCGGTCCGCGGGTCGATCGCACGGACGGTCAGAAGCGTTATCTCATAGTCGAATTCGACGAACCCCTCGACGATGACGCGACTGCCCTGCACGCGCCCGCCGGTGTTCGCGGTCTGCCAGGCCCTGGCGAGGTCTTCGGGCCCGCGCAGCACGGTCTGTCCCTTGCCCGACGACGACATCACCGGCTTCACGACGCACGGATATCCGATCTGCCGCGCGGCGACGGCCAGCTCCTCGGCGGTGTCGGCGAACAGGTACGGCGACGTCGGCAACCCGAGTTCTTCGTCGGCGAGGCGTCGAATCCCCTCGCGGTTCATCGTCGCCACCACCGCGCTCGCGGTCGGGATGACCTCGGCGATACCATGTTCGGCGACATCGACGAGGGCCTCGGTGGCGATGGCCTCGATCTCGGGCACCACATACGCCGGCCGGTGCTTGTCGATGACGGCGTGCAGTGCGTCGGCGTCGGTCATGTCGATGACCTCGGCGTGATGGGCGACCTGCTGTCCGGGAGCATCGGCGTACCGGTCGACGGCCACGACCTCGACCCCGAGCCGCTGGAACGCGATCACGACCTCTTTGCCGAGCTCACCCGCGCCGAGCACCATCACCTTGGTCGCCGTCGGGCTCAGGGGCGTGCCGATAACGTCCGGCGGACCGATCGTCGGCGCCGGCTGGTCTGCGCTGATCGCGCTCTCGCTGTTCGACGTCATCCTCAAATCCTACTTGTCGTCAGTACAGGTCCGGCGCCCTCGTCCGAGGAGTGTTCTCCGCCATGGGCCGTGCTGCGGGCGCGGGGGTTCACCCCGTCACCTCGTGCACGTAACACCAGCGCCACGCCTCACCCGGTTCGGCCGAGCGCATCACCGGATGACCCGTCTCGTGGAAGTGCGCGGTCGCGTGCCGCCGCGGACTCGAATCGCAACAGCCGACCCGTCCGCAGGTCAGACACTTCCGCAGATGCGCCCAGTGGGTCTCGCCGATCGCCACGCATTCCTCGCAGCACCGTTCCTGACCCGAGGGTGGCGCCGGATCGAGCGCGGGGTCCGACCCGATCTCACCGAGTTCGGCGCAGCGGCCACCGGCCGAATCGGCACCGGAGTGATCGGGGCTCGGCGGGGACGACCGACGGAAGATCTTCATGCACGTCATTATCTACCGCCCGCCGCAGGATTAAAGTCGCTCGAATGGGCGCATCGCTACTGCTCGTCGCGGTCATCGCGGTGCTGATAGCCGCCCTGTGCCGTCGCTACGGCCTGTCGGCGCCGCTGGTGCTGGTCACCGTCGGCCTCGGCATCGGCTGGATTCCCGACCTGCCCGCACCCACCCTGAACCCCGAACTCGTGCTGTTCCTCATCCTGCCGCCGCTGCTCTACTCGGCCGCACAGGAGAGTTCGTATCAGGCGATCCGCGCGAACTTCCGGGCGATCGGGTTGCTGGCGGTCGGGTTGCCGTTGGTGACCACGGTCGTCGTCGGAGTCGTCGCACATCTCACCGTCCCCGGCCTCCCGCTCGCGGCCGCGTTGGTCCTCGGTGCCGTGGTCGCGCCGCCGGATGCGGTCTCTGCGCAGGCGATCGGTCGGCGGCTGGGGCTGCCGCGCCGGGTCATGACGCTGCTCGGCGGGGAGAGCCTGCTCAACGACGCGACCGCACTCACCGCGTTCCGCATCGCACTGGCGGCGGCGGTCGGTGTCACCACCTCGGTCGGAGAGGGAGTGCTGACCTTCGCGATCGCCGCGCTGGGCGGACTGGTCGTGGGGCTGGCGATCGGCATGGTGGTGTCCTGGGTGCGGATCTGGCTGACCGACCCGCCCATGGAGACCGCCATCGGCATCATGGTCCCGTTCGGCACGTACTACGTCGCCGAGGAGTTGCACGCGTCGGGCGTGATCGCCGTCGTCGTCGCCGGACTTTTCCTCGGGCAGCGTTCGGTACGCCTGGGTTACGCGACCCGCCTGCAGGACGACGCGGTGCGCAAGTCGATCGACGCGCTTCTCGAGGCATTCGTCTTCCTGCTCATCGGCCTGCAGATGCCGGTGCTCATCCGCGGGGTCGCCGGCGAGTCGTGGACGCAGGTCGCCGTCGACGCCGCCGCGGTCCTGACAGCCACCATCGTGGTGCGTTTCCTCTGGATATATCCGGCGACGTATCTGCCGCGGTTGTTGTCGCGACGGATACGCGAGCGTGAACCCACGCCCAAACCGTCGTGGGTGTTCGTGGTCTCGTGGGCAGGCATGCGCGGCGTGGTGTCCCTCGCCGCCGCCTTCGCGATCCCACTGGAGACCGACGCCTCCGAACCGTTCCCCGCACGCGCCGAGATCCTGTTGCTGACCTTCATCGTCGTGGTCGGCACGCTGCTGATCCAGGGCACCACCCTGCCCATGGTGATCCGGTTACTCGGTGTCGCCGGCGACGAACAGGCTCAGGACCGGCTCGCCTACGCCGCCGCGCAGGACCGGGCATCGCGCGAGTCCGAGCGCAGGATCGACGAACTCGCCGCCGGGCTCGCCGACGACGATCCGCGGCGTCTGCAGCTCGGCATGCTGCGCAAGTGGGTCACCACCCAGCGAAATGTGGCCTGGGAAGAACTCGGCCGCGGCCCCGACACGATCGGGGAGAGTCCCACCTCCGCGGGTGCGCGGATCCGCAACGAGATCCTGCAGATCCAGCGCGCGGTGTTCATCTCCGAGCGCGACGCCGGCCGCATCGACGACGAGGTCCTGCGACTTGCGCTGCGTCGCCTCGACTTCGCCGAAGGCCAGGGCGACCGCGAGATGTGAGGCGAGCCGCCTCCGCTCCCTCCAGGTGCCGGCAGCGCCACCTCAGTCCTCGGCGGCGCCGACCTCCCCCGCCCCGATCTCCCCAGCCCCGATCTCCCCCGCCCCGATCTCGGCACTCTCCTCGTCGACGACCGCGGCATACACGGTCGTCTCCGCGGTCCGGCCGCGCAGCGAGGTGGTCTCCTGCCGCTCCCAGCGGGCGGCCTCGACGTCGTCGGCGGCGGCGATGGCGCGCTCTGATGCCAACGGGCGCCGCGGATCACGCTTCGCCAGTTCCGACAGACGGGCGCTCTCGTTGACCGGGTCGCCGATGACGGTGTACTCGAATCGCTCGATGGCACCGACGTTCCCGGCGACCGCCAACCCATGACTGACCCCGATGCCCGCCGAGAGTTCGGGGACGTCGGCGGCGAGGTCGTCGGCGATCCTGCGGGCCGCGGCGAGGGCGCTGCCCGCCGCGTCGTCGAGGTCGATCGGCGCGCCGAAGATCGCGAGCACGGCGTCGCCCTCGAACTTGTTGACCAGGCCGTCGTTCTGCTCGACGGCGCGGACGATCACCGCGAAGAACTTGTTGAGGATCTCCACGACCTCGGTCGGGCGCCGCGTCGCGGCCAGCCTCGTCGAACCGATGACGTCGACGAACAGGGCTGCCACCAGGCGTTCGGAACCGCCCAGTCCGGCATTGGACGCCAGCGCCGCCTCGGCGACCTCGCGGCCGACGTGACGGCCGAACAGGTCACGCAGCCGTTCCCGCTCGTGCAGACCGGCGACCATCGCGTTGAATCCCACCTGGAGGTCACCGAGCTCGGTGCCGTCGTAGACCACGACGCGCGCGTTCTCGAGATCCCCGGCACTGATCCGGTTCATCCCGGCGCGCACGCTGCGGATCGGTCCGGTGATGCTCATGCTCGACAGCAGGGTCAGCAGCAGACCGGTGAACAGGGCGGTGATGGCCAGCACCGTCACACCGATGAACATGTCGAGTTTCGTCGTCTCGTCCCGCGCGAGACCGAAGGCCACCACCAGCAGGATGCCGATGACCGGGATCGCCGAGCCGACCATCCACGAGACCACCGATCGCGCCCGCACACCGGTGCGCTTGCGTCGGCGATGGCCCGCCGAGATGAGTTCGGCCGCAATCGGTCGCAGGGTGAAGTCGATGAACAGATACGAGATCGCCACCACCACAACGCCACTCAGCCCGGCGACGAAGAGCGTCTTGGGGATCAGCTGCGGGTCGACGATCCCGTACAGGATGGTGAGCAGGACCGTGGCGACGCCCCACAGCAGGCCCTGGACCAGTGAGAGCCGCCAGGGCAGGCGCATCGTGCGGCGCGCGTCGCGTTTGGTGGGCAGCTCGTCACGGATGGCCCAGCGCAGGTCGCGGACCCCCACGGCGGTCCCCCAGCCGATCCCGACGACGAACGCGGCGGTGATGTACACCGGCACCACGATGAAGTTGACCCACCACAGTTCAGAGGTGAACACGCTGGGCTGCGGAATCCCGACCGCGGTCAGCGCCACGGCCACGAGGGCCCCGAACAGGTTGGCCGCCACGATCGACGCGGTCAGCAGGGTCTGGATACGAACCCGCTGCTTGATGCCGCTCTCGTCGGCCGACCCGAGGAGGATCGACCCGTAGTCGCGGCTGTCCCGCGTGGCACGCATGGCCATAGCTAATCACGCCGGATCGCGGGATTCGGGACGAGAGGGCCCAACCCCGACGCCGGAGGAGCCCGATCGCCCTAACCTGTGAGCACACCCGTGCCCGACGAAAGCTCTGTCATGACGACCTCAGATATCCCGACCCGGCCCGCGCCGGTCGACATGTCCCGCAACCCCTTCCTGAGCGGTGTGTTCGCGCCGCAGCGCGAGGAGGTCGACCGCATCGATCTGCCGGTCACCGGCGAGATCCCGCCGGACCTGCACGGCAGCTACCTGCGCAACGGCCCCAATCTGCGCTTCGACCCGATCGGCTCCTACGTCTACCCCATCGACGGCGATGCGATGGTCCATCGCATCGGTTTCGCCGACGGCCGCGCCTCCTATCGCAACCGCTTCGTCCGCACGCCGATGGTGCTCGCCGAAGAGGCTGCCGGACATGCCGTCTGGTCGGGCATCACCGACGGCTACACACCGTCGGCGGCCGAGGTCGGCGACGCCCTGGCGGGCACCGTGCGCGAACTGCCCGACATCAACATCGTGCGCCACGGCGGCCGGTTGATGGCGATGGCCGAGTCCGACCGGCCGTACCAGCTCGCGCCGGCCGACCTGGCCACCATCGCCAAGATCGACTGCGACGGCGCGATGTTCGTCGGG
It contains:
- the purT gene encoding formate-dependent phosphoribosylglycinamide formyltransferase, whose amino-acid sequence is MTSNSESAISADQPAPTIGPPDVIGTPLSPTATKVMVLGAGELGKEVVIAFQRLGVEVVAVDRYADAPGQQVAHHAEVIDMTDADALHAVIDKHRPAYVVPEIEAIATEALVDVAEHGIAEVIPTASAVVATMNREGIRRLADEELGLPTSPYLFADTAEELAVAARQIGYPCVVKPVMSSSGKGQTVLRGPEDLARAWQTANTGGRVQGSRVIVEGFVEFDYEITLLTVRAIDPRTGVLASHFCAPIGHRQINGDYVESWQPHEMSPDAHASATSIAARIATALGDGKLAGRGVFGVELFVKGDDVYFSEVSPRPHDTGLVTMATQRLSEFEMHARAILGLPVDVTLASPGASAVIYGQLDQKAIGFENVAAALAVPETDIRLFGKPESFHRRRMGVVTATADDVPAARERAVRAASLVTPVPGRAAVRKATTLPPTPPAPPRRPGPPPGHAGPPPGPSGPPPGAAKVPPGPPPGRPGPPPGPRPAARPAGGPLGPGGPRPMAPSGPPPRPGGAPPRPAPNGQAPVMTSIVKTGDAAADARPGPTPAPGE
- a CDS encoding adenylate/guanylate cyclase domain-containing protein, encoding MRATRDSRDYGSILLGSADESGIKQRVRIQTLLTASIVAANLFGALVAVALTAVGIPQPSVFTSELWWVNFIVVPVYITAAFVVGIGWGTAVGVRDLRWAIRDELPTKRDARRTMRLPWRLSLVQGLLWGVATVLLTILYGIVDPQLIPKTLFVAGLSGVVVVAISYLFIDFTLRPIAAELISAGHRRRKRTGVRARSVVSWMVGSAIPVIGILLVVAFGLARDETTKLDMFIGVTVLAITALFTGLLLTLLSSMSITGPIRSVRAGMNRISAGDLENARVVVYDGTELGDLQVGFNAMVAGLHERERLRDLFGRHVGREVAEAALASNAGLGGSERLVAALFVDVIGSTRLAATRRPTEVVEILNKFFAVIVRAVEQNDGLVNKFEGDAVLAIFGAPIDLDDAAGSALAAARRIADDLAADVPELSAGIGVSHGLAVAGNVGAIERFEYTVIGDPVNESARLSELAKRDPRRPLASERAIAAADDVEAARWERQETTSLRGRTAETTVYAAVVDEESAEIGAGEIGAGEIGAGEVGAAED
- a CDS encoding UBP-type zinc finger domain-containing protein; this translates as MKIFRRSSPPSPDHSGADSAGGRCAELGEIGSDPALDPAPPSGQERCCEECVAIGETHWAHLRKCLTCGRVGCCDSSPRRHATAHFHETGHPVMRSAEPGEAWRWCYVHEVTG
- a CDS encoding Na+/H+ antiporter; translated protein: MGASLLLVAVIAVLIAALCRRYGLSAPLVLVTVGLGIGWIPDLPAPTLNPELVLFLILPPLLYSAAQESSYQAIRANFRAIGLLAVGLPLVTTVVVGVVAHLTVPGLPLAAALVLGAVVAPPDAVSAQAIGRRLGLPRRVMTLLGGESLLNDATALTAFRIALAAAVGVTTSVGEGVLTFAIAALGGLVVGLAIGMVVSWVRIWLTDPPMETAIGIMVPFGTYYVAEELHASGVIAVVVAGLFLGQRSVRLGYATRLQDDAVRKSIDALLEAFVFLLIGLQMPVLIRGVAGESWTQVAVDAAAVLTATIVVRFLWIYPATYLPRLLSRRIREREPTPKPSWVFVVSWAGMRGVVSLAAAFAIPLETDASEPFPARAEILLLTFIVVVGTLLIQGTTLPMVIRLLGVAGDEQAQDRLAYAAAQDRASRESERRIDELAAGLADDDPRRLQLGMLRKWVTTQRNVAWEELGRGPDTIGESPTSAGARIRNEILQIQRAVFISERDAGRIDDEVLRLALRRLDFAEGQGDREM